From the genome of Methanomassiliicoccales archaeon, one region includes:
- a CDS encoding response regulator yields the protein MSGAKRVLIVDDSVVMRSMIKDILSKNGFEVVGQAKNGAEAFELYTKLKPDLVTMDVIMPGETGIEVVKRIMAVDPNARVLMVSGLNQKNLVMQAMENGAREFVVKPFEHKDLVEAACKACA from the coding sequence ATGAGTGGTGCGAAAAGAGTTCTGATCGTGGACGATTCGGTTGTCATGCGGTCGATGATAAAAGATATCCTGTCCAAGAACGGTTTTGAAGTGGTAGGACAAGCTAAGAATGGCGCAGAGGCCTTTGAGCTCTATACCAAGCTGAAACCAGACCTTGTTACCATGGATGTTATCATGCCTGGAGAAACTGGGATTGAGGTCGTAAAGAGAATAATGGCTGTTGACCCCAATGCCAGAGTCCTGATGGTCTCTGGGCTAAATCAAAAAAATCTAGTGATGCAAGCCATGGAAAACGGAGCTAGGGAATTTGTAGTCAAACCTTTTGAGCATAAGGACCTAGTTGAGGCGGCATGTAAGGCGTGCGCTTAA
- a CDS encoding chemotaxis protein CheW codes for MMRRRREKIELTGDEEQIVSFRLGKETFAVKVAQVREIGKVQDITHIPKMPEYVEGVMNLRGQITTVIDLKKRFGIISEDGPKRTSQSRIIVAEIGEHQLGIIVDSVEDVMRVPRNSISPVPKTLSADLQSSFLHGICKLQNKLIMLLDLEKIISEEGEMNMVISTGKGEKVEA; via the coding sequence ATGATGCGCAGAAGAAGAGAGAAGATTGAGCTAACTGGAGATGAAGAACAAATCGTATCCTTCCGCCTGGGAAAAGAGACATTCGCTGTCAAGGTTGCGCAGGTGAGGGAAATAGGAAAAGTCCAGGACATCACCCACATTCCTAAGATGCCAGAATATGTGGAAGGGGTCATGAATCTCCGAGGTCAGATAACCACTGTCATCGATTTGAAGAAACGCTTTGGAATAATATCCGAGGATGGCCCCAAACGGACCTCTCAATCCCGGATAATCGTGGCAGAGATAGGAGAACACCAATTAGGAATCATTGTGGATTCGGTAGAGGACGTTATGAGAGTTCCACGAAATTCTATCTCTCCTGTGCCGAAGACACTCTCTGCCGATCTGCAATCCTCCTTCCTTCATGGAATTTGTAAGCTCCAAAATAAACTGATAATGCTGCTGGACCTGGAGAAGATTATCAGCGAAGAAGGCGAAATGAATATGGTAATCAGCACAGGAAAAGGTGAAAAAGTGGAGGCTTAG
- a CDS encoding methyl-accepting chemotaxis protein produces the protein MEGQAEESHYFAVEEMISTLPLAAFAINANMKITHFNERAEKLTGITEDEAIGMRIKDVFGGSIGGKGCPLAESIKNGKSIELEQVNLKLEDEERLCSISAKPILDREGKVIGGIGFIKEISLHKDMCSAYLDAVATPIVAINLDYKIMYANKATLNLLKKEEKDVLGKDCYKLFNTQFCRTEHCPVKMAIQGKSVHGDAVARTEEGREIPIRVSASPVFDKNGKVVGAVEHIVDISNEVEITKDVELLTEAAKRGEFSSRADESKYEGNYRAIVHALNQTLDVVVDRTYWYEQILDSIPFPLSVTDADMKITFINKASENVLKTSRKNVLGKHCSCWQGPICNTDQCGIIRLRSGQTTTYTGRDGKHTKIDVAYLTNAKGEKIGHVEVLQDVTAARSLNLYTKSEVERIAANLKRLSAGDLNLDLAVGEGDSYTKEARENFIKMNANLSQVVEAISSLIIDAEMLADAAKAEKFNVRADVTRHKGDYAKVVAGFNATLDTIVDKIFWYEQLLDAVPMPLSVTDKEMNWTFINKAVEDLLKIKRKDILGKKCSNWNANICGTKNCGIAKLRNGETRTFFEQAGMNFQVDVAFIKNAKGENVGHIEVVQDITATQKNANYMKQEVERVASNLKKLSQGQLELDTMVGEGDQYTVEAKENFSKINASLAQVVEAISNLTADARMLTEAATEGRLSTRADASRHQGEYRIIVEGVNSTLDAVIGPIEEAMRVAEAYSKGDMTARIDIDLKGDFKRFADALNHTGESLTQLLKEVNNSVAMVSSTSQELASSAEEMNASTEQVSSAIQQISKGAQNQAAQVEDTAKMMAEMASSSEKVGSTVKAAIDAAKASSQSAKMGRSTVDLTIKKMREIQAVVEESAKVIASLGKRSEEIGQIVDVITNISDQTNLLALNAAIEAARAGEQGRGFAVVAEEVKNLAEDSREAAERIAKMIKEVQAETAKAVESMQRGTKETAEGIEIADRTGKAFQEIDSLATSVDESLDRLGPLIDQQKDQMLRSAKAVDGIASIAEETASAAEESASSTEELTASMEDMTARAQALSEMAMALQKVSSQFKINDELESKAKQQKPSQSKVVEGSKKETGKGQVAMPKKVREALIKRGIEA, from the coding sequence ATGGAAGGACAAGCTGAAGAAAGTCATTATTTCGCGGTTGAGGAGATGATTTCCACTCTCCCCTTAGCAGCTTTTGCAATCAATGCGAATATGAAAATAACCCATTTCAATGAAAGAGCGGAAAAGCTCACAGGCATCACTGAAGATGAGGCAATAGGAATGCGGATCAAGGACGTATTCGGGGGTTCCATCGGAGGTAAAGGGTGTCCATTGGCAGAGAGCATCAAAAATGGCAAATCGATCGAACTTGAACAAGTTAATTTAAAGCTTGAAGACGAGGAGCGCTTATGTTCCATATCCGCAAAGCCGATATTAGATCGAGAAGGTAAGGTCATTGGTGGAATAGGGTTCATCAAAGAGATCTCGCTTCATAAGGATATGTGCAGTGCTTACTTAGATGCAGTCGCAACTCCTATCGTAGCAATTAATCTGGATTATAAAATAATGTACGCCAACAAAGCGACATTGAACCTTCTAAAAAAGGAAGAGAAAGATGTTCTCGGAAAGGATTGCTACAAACTATTCAACACACAATTTTGCAGAACAGAGCATTGTCCTGTAAAAATGGCCATTCAGGGAAAATCTGTCCATGGGGACGCAGTAGCACGTACAGAAGAAGGAAGAGAGATTCCTATTCGTGTTTCAGCTTCACCAGTCTTTGATAAAAATGGTAAAGTAGTGGGAGCTGTAGAACATATTGTGGATATCTCTAACGAGGTCGAAATAACAAAAGATGTGGAATTATTAACCGAGGCGGCCAAGAGAGGAGAGTTCTCATCCAGGGCGGACGAGTCAAAGTATGAAGGTAATTATCGAGCCATAGTGCATGCCCTTAATCAGACTTTAGATGTGGTGGTTGATAGGACTTATTGGTATGAGCAAATTCTAGATTCTATTCCATTCCCTCTCTCAGTGACTGATGCCGATATGAAAATAACTTTCATCAACAAGGCTTCGGAGAATGTTTTAAAAACTTCGAGAAAGAATGTACTGGGAAAGCATTGCTCTTGTTGGCAAGGGCCGATATGCAACACCGATCAGTGCGGAATCATTCGATTGAGATCAGGTCAAACAACAACATACACTGGAAGGGATGGAAAGCATACCAAGATAGATGTGGCATACCTGACGAATGCTAAGGGAGAGAAGATCGGTCATGTGGAAGTCCTCCAAGATGTCACCGCGGCTCGCAGTTTAAATCTCTATACCAAATCAGAGGTAGAGCGAATAGCTGCTAATTTGAAGAGGCTTTCTGCTGGCGATCTTAATCTGGATCTTGCTGTCGGAGAAGGCGATTCATATACCAAAGAAGCGAGAGAAAATTTCATCAAGATGAATGCCAACCTTTCGCAGGTAGTCGAGGCGATTAGCAGTCTCATCATTGACGCTGAGATGCTCGCAGATGCCGCGAAAGCAGAAAAGTTCAATGTTCGAGCTGATGTTACCAGGCATAAGGGCGACTATGCTAAAGTCGTGGCTGGTTTTAACGCCACCCTTGATACCATAGTGGACAAGATCTTTTGGTATGAGCAGCTTTTGGATGCTGTTCCTATGCCTCTTTCTGTGACTGACAAAGAAATGAACTGGACTTTCATAAATAAAGCAGTGGAGGATCTTTTAAAGATTAAACGGAAGGACATTTTAGGTAAAAAATGCAGCAATTGGAATGCAAACATTTGTGGAACAAAGAATTGCGGAATAGCCAAATTGCGCAATGGTGAAACGAGGACTTTCTTCGAGCAAGCTGGCATGAATTTTCAGGTGGACGTTGCCTTCATTAAGAATGCCAAAGGTGAAAATGTCGGCCACATAGAAGTCGTCCAAGATATCACTGCGACGCAGAAGAACGCTAATTATATGAAGCAAGAGGTGGAGCGCGTTGCCTCAAATCTAAAGAAGCTTTCCCAGGGCCAACTTGAGCTTGACACCATGGTTGGTGAAGGAGACCAATACACTGTAGAGGCAAAAGAGAATTTTTCGAAAATAAATGCTTCGCTGGCTCAAGTTGTAGAGGCGATTTCTAACCTAACGGCCGACGCTCGAATGCTCACCGAAGCAGCGACCGAAGGCAGATTGTCCACACGGGCAGATGCATCGCGCCATCAGGGTGAATATAGGATCATTGTCGAGGGTGTGAACAGCACTCTGGACGCAGTTATAGGTCCGATCGAAGAGGCGATGAGAGTTGCAGAAGCCTATTCCAAAGGAGATATGACTGCTAGGATAGATATCGATCTAAAGGGTGATTTCAAGAGATTCGCTGATGCCCTTAATCACACAGGGGAGTCACTTACCCAGCTTCTAAAAGAAGTAAATAACTCTGTGGCTATGGTTTCCTCTACCTCTCAGGAGCTCGCATCTTCGGCAGAAGAGATGAATGCTTCAACCGAGCAAGTTTCGAGTGCTATTCAGCAAATTTCTAAAGGGGCGCAGAATCAAGCGGCTCAGGTGGAGGACACAGCTAAAATGATGGCTGAGATGGCTTCTTCTAGCGAGAAAGTTGGTTCGACTGTAAAAGCCGCCATTGATGCTGCGAAAGCGTCTTCACAGTCGGCGAAGATGGGACGATCTACGGTGGATTTGACCATCAAAAAGATGAGGGAGATTCAAGCAGTGGTGGAAGAGTCGGCAAAGGTAATAGCTTCTTTGGGTAAGAGATCTGAGGAGATTGGACAGATAGTGGATGTAATCACCAATATCTCTGACCAGACCAACTTGTTGGCTCTGAACGCCGCCATCGAAGCGGCCAGGGCCGGAGAGCAGGGACGAGGGTTCGCCGTGGTGGCCGAGGAAGTGAAGAATCTAGCAGAGGATTCGCGCGAGGCCGCCGAGCGCATCGCCAAGATGATCAAGGAAGTGCAGGCCGAGACTGCTAAGGCAGTGGAGAGCATGCAACGTGGTACGAAAGAGACAGCCGAAGGCATTGAAATCGCGGATCGGACCGGTAAAGCCTTCCAGGAGATTGATAGCTTAGCAACTTCCGTTGATGAATCTCTTGATAGGCTTGGACCACTGATTGACCAACAGAAAGACCAGATGCTAAGATCAGCCAAGGCGGTGGATGGAATAGCATCTATAGCTGAGGAGACAGCCTCTGCAGCGGAAGAAAGTGCATCATCCACAGAGGAACTTACTGCAAGTATGGAGGATATGACTGCGCGGGCCCAAGCGCTCTCAGAGATGGCTATGGCACTGCAAAAAGTGTCATCTCAATTTAAAATAAATGATGAGCTGGAGAGTAAAGCAAAGCAGCAAAAGCCATCGCAGAGCAAAGTTGTAGAGGGAAGTAAAAAAGAGACGGGGAAAGGGCAGGTAGCTATGCCTAAAAAGGTTAGGGAAGCGTTGATAAAACGCGGAATCGAGGCCTGA
- a CDS encoding NAD-dependent epimerase/dehydratase family protein yields MKIVITGASGQLGSYLMDLAMEDHDVLGIDLRPSSFRNHVSKINVGDIRDRNLIENSLRNCDVVIHCAAQVSVVNSIRDPWYDLDVNVGGTITLLNASVNARVKKFIYISSAAVYGDPISIPIKESHPLNPKSPYGASKMSAEQYCKVMSAISDLPFVIIRPFNFYSPRADPKSPYSGVITRFVEWAKKGQPLKIEGDGEQTRDFIHAKDVARMIMMIALSSVRGIAFNCGSGRGTSINALAEAVVEACGKKIDVIHVSPRPGDIRNSISDMSLARNCLQFKSEIDLHQGLLEFFKD; encoded by the coding sequence ATGAAGATCGTTATTACTGGCGCATCTGGGCAATTGGGTTCGTATTTAATGGATTTGGCAATGGAGGATCATGACGTTCTTGGAATAGACCTGCGCCCATCCTCTTTCAGAAATCACGTTTCGAAGATTAATGTTGGAGACATAAGAGACCGGAACTTAATAGAAAATAGCTTGAGGAACTGTGATGTGGTAATTCACTGCGCTGCTCAAGTAAGCGTCGTAAATTCTATTAGGGATCCCTGGTACGACTTGGATGTGAACGTCGGTGGAACTATTACACTGCTAAATGCTTCCGTTAATGCAAGAGTTAAGAAATTCATTTATATCTCATCGGCAGCAGTCTATGGTGACCCCATTTCGATTCCGATCAAAGAGTCTCATCCACTCAACCCAAAATCGCCATATGGAGCGAGCAAAATGTCAGCAGAACAGTATTGTAAGGTGATGTCAGCAATCTCCGATTTGCCGTTCGTGATTATTCGTCCTTTTAATTTCTATTCGCCAAGAGCCGATCCAAAATCACCATATTCTGGTGTGATAACGAGATTCGTGGAATGGGCAAAAAAGGGCCAGCCATTAAAAATAGAGGGGGATGGAGAGCAGACGCGGGACTTTATCCATGCTAAGGATGTAGCTAGAATGATAATGATGATTGCCTTATCCAGTGTTAGGGGGATTGCCTTCAATTGTGGATCTGGCAGAGGAACGAGCATAAATGCCTTAGCAGAAGCTGTGGTGGAAGCGTGTGGTAAGAAAATCGATGTTATACATGTTTCTCCGCGTCCTGGGGATATTCGTAACAGCATTTCTGACATGTCTCTTGCCAGAAATTGCCTGCAGTTCAAATCGGAGATAGATTTACATCAGGGGCTTCTCGAGTTCTTTAAAGATTAG
- a CDS encoding helix-turn-helix domain-containing protein, with translation MHALETSKLLTEEYSAKILLATMGRPKSAFELSEKLGIPIAACYRKIRSLEEAGLLICAERKLTQSGKRMSMYKSRVMNAQIIFEKNKIKARLEMIDGTTEDYNYDIDMSVFMQNAIPVAKM, from the coding sequence ATGCACGCACTTGAAACATCGAAGCTGTTGACCGAGGAGTATTCTGCGAAAATTCTCCTTGCCACGATGGGTAGACCTAAGAGCGCTTTCGAATTGAGCGAAAAGCTGGGGATTCCTATAGCTGCCTGCTATCGGAAGATAAGGTCACTAGAGGAGGCAGGTCTTTTGATATGCGCTGAAAGAAAGCTAACACAAAGCGGAAAGCGCATGTCTATGTATAAATCACGTGTAATGAATGCCCAGATAATTTTCGAGAAAAATAAAATAAAAGCGAGACTTGAGATGATTGACGGAACTACTGAGGATTATAATTATGATATCGATATGTCCGTCTTTATGCAGAACGCAATCCCTGTTGCGAAAATGTAA